Proteins from a genomic interval of Synechococcus sp. A15-28:
- a CDS encoding chlororespiratory reduction protein 7 — protein MSDPLIRALDDYVVLEPGKPEQLLSADDTLTWLCGWLRSLDQLPADLAGQPDLDSAAQRLIDTACDLEISPGVTLQWFAVRLEPPTA, from the coding sequence ATGTCTGATCCCCTGATCCGTGCCCTTGACGACTATGTGGTGCTGGAGCCCGGCAAGCCCGAGCAGCTGCTCAGCGCCGATGACACGTTGACATGGCTGTGCGGTTGGTTGCGTTCGCTGGATCAATTGCCGGCCGATCTGGCGGGCCAACCCGACCTGGACTCCGCGGCCCAGCGGTTGATCGACACGGCCTGTGATCTGGAGATCAGCCCCGGGGTCACCTTGCAGTGGTTTGCGGTGCGGTTGGAGCCGCCCACGGCCTAG
- a CDS encoding DUF2252 family protein, with protein MKNGPYSFFKGSNHLFWSDFAGDWQINRFGGSAFSRTWIEGDSHVYNMGAYLNNAGHVAFGFDDYDDALVADYQYDIWRFCISMVLDAWQNKKFDDKELSNAIRVFARTYLKTITSFDRVDLFSCSFNQHNTCKPLSRFLAKTSKKYSRERMLGKWTEVSDGNVRKFRVIERKLSSVDAETRRKISQAFQGYLRTIPEEFASVNELHNKILDVAERRGAGKGSLGLRRYYVLIAGNTEHAYDDLILDVKQQKHPTAFAYLSDEEVKEYEYNFENHAHRHAEAYKALAEHPDQHLGWLSMDGECFSVRERSPFKNDFPTVMLEKTKNYYRMAAQWAEIMATKHLRAARRLNHSVDQYVFEATINCIARDREEEFAIFTARIAKSYAMQVRKDWLYFCEGF; from the coding sequence ATGAAAAATGGTCCTTACTCATTTTTCAAAGGTTCCAACCATCTTTTCTGGTCTGATTTTGCCGGGGATTGGCAGATCAATCGCTTTGGAGGCAGTGCCTTCTCTCGAACTTGGATTGAAGGCGACTCCCATGTTTACAACATGGGTGCTTACTTGAATAATGCTGGCCATGTTGCCTTTGGTTTTGATGATTATGACGATGCACTCGTTGCCGATTACCAGTACGACATTTGGCGCTTTTGTATCAGTATGGTTTTAGATGCATGGCAAAATAAAAAATTTGATGATAAGGAGCTCAGCAACGCCATTCGGGTTTTTGCGAGGACATATTTGAAAACAATTACGTCTTTTGATCGCGTTGATTTGTTTTCATGCTCCTTCAATCAGCACAACACTTGCAAGCCTCTTTCCAGGTTTTTAGCTAAGACATCAAAAAAATACAGTCGCGAGAGGATGCTCGGTAAATGGACTGAAGTGAGCGACGGGAATGTTCGAAAATTTCGTGTGATTGAACGGAAATTGTCTTCTGTCGATGCAGAGACACGAAGGAAGATATCGCAGGCTTTTCAGGGCTACTTGCGTACAATACCTGAGGAATTTGCTTCGGTGAACGAGCTGCATAACAAGATTCTTGATGTCGCGGAGCGTCGCGGAGCGGGAAAGGGTTCGCTGGGTTTGAGGCGTTATTACGTTCTGATTGCTGGGAATACTGAGCATGCTTATGACGATTTGATTTTGGACGTCAAGCAGCAGAAACATCCAACCGCATTCGCTTATCTGAGCGATGAGGAAGTCAAAGAATATGAATATAATTTTGAGAATCATGCCCATCGCCATGCCGAGGCTTACAAAGCCCTGGCTGAGCACCCGGATCAGCACCTCGGCTGGCTGAGCATGGATGGGGAGTGTTTCTCGGTTCGGGAGCGATCACCATTTAAAAATGATTTCCCAACGGTGATGTTGGAGAAAACGAAGAATTACTACCGGATGGCGGCTCAATGGGCAGAAATCATGGCCACAAAGCATCTGCGTGCTGCCAGGCGTTTGAATCACTCCGTCGACCAATATGTGTTTGAGGCAACCATCAACTGCATCGCCCGCGATCGAGAAGAAGAGTTCGCGATTTTCACAGCAAGAATCGCTAAATCCTATGCCATGCAAGTCAGAAAGGACTGGTTGTATTTCTGCGAGGGGTTTTGA
- a CDS encoding DUF6816 family protein codes for MERRFWMLLIGLTILLSGGPAWAQGNLEQRLNNWPQWSLPAPLPRPSNQDDLIYPEWFEGLWQVESMDLNAPDDPPLLHQARFQTDRRGRLVGDRSFNATAIGRALLGDQLLGVEEDPDSANRQIARLKGDLYLETTVTGRRQESPTEDTFLADELVLQILHTPGAPRLSRIETLSRYHRCGEDICAEQWQARYPDPGQTITNKAVSVHRYQLTMRPLE; via the coding sequence ATGGAACGGCGCTTTTGGATGCTGCTGATCGGCCTCACCATCCTGCTCAGCGGCGGCCCCGCCTGGGCCCAGGGCAACTTGGAGCAACGGCTGAACAACTGGCCCCAATGGAGCCTGCCGGCACCGTTGCCGCGGCCCTCGAATCAAGACGACCTGATCTACCCCGAGTGGTTCGAAGGGCTCTGGCAGGTGGAGAGCATGGATCTCAATGCCCCAGACGATCCACCGCTGCTGCACCAGGCACGGTTCCAGACCGACCGGCGCGGTCGACTGGTTGGTGATCGCAGCTTCAACGCCACCGCCATCGGTCGTGCCCTGCTTGGCGATCAGCTGCTGGGGGTGGAAGAGGACCCCGACTCGGCCAACCGCCAGATCGCCCGACTCAAAGGGGACCTTTACCTCGAAACCACGGTGACGGGTCGCCGTCAGGAAAGTCCGACCGAGGACACCTTTCTGGCGGATGAATTGGTGCTGCAGATTCTGCACACCCCCGGCGCGCCCCGATTAAGCCGAATCGAAACCCTGAGCCGCTACCACCGTTGCGGCGAAGACATCTGCGCCGAGCAGTGGCAGGCGCGGTACCCCGATCCAGGACAAACGATCACCAACAAAGCCGTCAGCGTTCACCGTTATCAACTCACCATGCGACCGCTCGAGTAA